TTGCAAAAGGGGTTTTGTTGCTCCCGCCAAATCCTGCCAGATTCCATTTCCCAATCTTAGTCTTTCTTGCATGGACAGACCTGCCGGTTGACTCAAGGGCATGCTGGACCTGCAAATTGTCGTTGTTCCCATGAACGTAATAGGCCTGCTTTCCAAGTATTTCTATTAGCTCAAGTGCATATGAAACCGGGCCTTCACTGTTTGTTATGTCCCCTGCAACCAGGATAAAGCCATAATTGCCCTTGGTTGCGTGCATGCGCAGCCTGTCGAGGACTTCTTCCTCTGCGTGCAAATCGGCAATTGCAAGAAGCTTCATCTGAATTCACCGATTTGGAAAACCTGCTTGCCAAAAGCAAAATTCCTGGCAACTCGATTACAAGCTACCATCTGCGCTTAAAGCCAGGCTTGCCTTTCCCAAACCCGCCCTTGCCCTGGCCTCCATCCCTGCCGCCTTGTCCAGGGCCCCTGTTTTGGCCAAACCTGTTGCCACCAAAGCCGCCGCCTCTTGAAAATCCGCCGCCCATCGGTTTACTGCCCTGTGCGGCTTGCTGCTGGGGCTTTGGCTCTGGAGGCTTTTGCGCAAGCACGGCCTTTGCGCGCGCCTCGAATGTTTCCTTCAGTTTTTCTGCTATGAAGTTTTTTGTAAAGCTGTCAGCTTTTGCCGCTATTGCGATTTTTGTCGCAAGCGCGCGGGCGATTTTGCCCCTTGACCAGCGCGGTGATGATGAGATGAGCGCGTGCTGGAAAATGATGCCGTGCTTTGGCGGGGCAGAGCCTGAGCGAAGGTGCTTGAACAGGGCCTTTTCAGCGCCAAGGACCTGGACTGTGCTTGAAGGCATCAAGGCAAGCTTGTCGACGCCCCCTGCAGAGGCAACCAGCTTTGCGGCAAGTGCAGGCTCGCACAGGTACGAAACGTTTGGGGCAAGGGTTGACACAAGGCTTTGCTGGTAGGTCTCAAGCTCCTCGCGAAGCGAATAGAGGCCAAGAATCTGCCTTGCAAGTGCCTGGATTTCGTCCAAGTCCGGTTTTTCCAGCTGTATGCCCATGCTGGATTTTGCCTTTTGGGCAAA
This Candidatus Parvarchaeota archaeon DNA region includes the following protein-coding sequences:
- a CDS encoding metallophosphoesterase; its protein translation is MKLLAIADLHAEEEVLDRLRMHATKGNYGFILVAGDITNSEGPVSYALELIEILGKQAYYVHGNNDNLQVQHALESTGRSVHARKTKIGKWNLAGFGGSNKTPFA
- a CDS encoding NOP58 family protein yields the protein MVDQRRYLEKAKLAVKSALVKRDNLLAFTVASIEDINKTANLLFERMSEWYGVYFPELKISEPQKFCEFVVAFDKNEPSESALRPIVGERAVEFAQKAKSSMGIQLEKPDLDEIQALARQILGLYSLREELETYQQSLVSTLAPNVSYLCEPALAAKLVASAGGVDKLALMPSSTVQVLGAEKALFKHLRSGSAPPKHGIIFQHALISSSPRWSRGKIARALATKIAIAAKADSFTKNFIAEKLKETFEARAKAVLAQKPPEPKPQQQAAQGSKPMGGGFSRGGGFGGNRFGQNRGPGQGGRDGGQGKGGFGKGKPGFKRRW